A window of Natrinema versiforme contains these coding sequences:
- a CDS encoding TrmB family transcriptional regulator — MSRGEQSLEKADAPLQDVMGWGKNHAAAYRCLVDKGPLEAGEVVVRTDVPRGRIYDVLEDLVEEGVVTFRERNPRRYNAQNPEGLIQERKEDFDDKASELIETLGNAYQLNLPDESGDSAWILGGRSGTVRKLRELLEEAEDSVRALEPDPRWCETSDHRVFEKLHREDVKLKPIIWSARQDTLEEIASFNYPVWEHDDLNKMFYVIDGKHVVFQMGGETGVVFSDATIAKVFAREFEETFRHAEEFDFNDA; from the coding sequence ATGAGTCGAGGGGAACAGTCGCTTGAGAAAGCCGATGCGCCTCTTCAGGACGTTATGGGCTGGGGGAAGAATCACGCAGCGGCGTACCGGTGTCTAGTTGACAAAGGCCCCTTGGAAGCCGGTGAGGTCGTCGTACGAACTGATGTCCCACGCGGCCGCATCTACGACGTGCTGGAAGACTTAGTTGAGGAAGGAGTTGTTACGTTCCGTGAGCGGAATCCGCGACGATACAACGCACAGAATCCGGAAGGTCTCATCCAAGAGCGAAAAGAGGATTTCGACGACAAGGCGAGCGAACTTATCGAAACACTGGGAAACGCTTACCAGCTCAATCTGCCGGACGAATCGGGTGACTCTGCGTGGATTCTCGGTGGTCGGTCCGGCACAGTTCGAAAGCTCCGAGAACTACTGGAAGAGGCTGAGGACAGCGTGAGAGCACTAGAACCCGATCCTCGATGGTGCGAAACGAGTGATCATCGAGTGTTTGAGAAACTTCACAGAGAGGACGTTAAGCTGAAACCCATAATTTGGAGCGCACGTCAGGACACGTTAGAAGAGATCGCGTCGTTCAACTACCCCGTCTGGGAGCACGATGATCTCAACAAGATGTTCTACGTGATCGATGGGAAGCACGTCGTTTTCCAAATGGGCGGCGAGACAGGGGTCGTGTTCTCGGATGCTACCATAGCAAAGGTTTTTGCCAGAGAGTTCGAAGAGACATTTAGGCACGCCGAAGAGTTCGACTTCAACGATGCATAG
- a CDS encoding type II toxin-antitoxin system antitoxin SocA domain-containing protein produces the protein MHRKLLPLALMYAGDGEPIEGRTRLQKLVFLMQKRLEEAGEDPLQSDDYEFVPYDYGPFSKELYDDLDETIARGMVEDREEDLGEDKVKYDYEIQDQGKQWVGDQLSKEEAQRILELAEEIKDEYGDVYLSDLIDEVYSRYPKYAENSIY, from the coding sequence ATGCATAGGAAACTGCTCCCACTCGCCCTGATGTACGCTGGCGATGGCGAGCCCATCGAGGGTCGGACACGTCTACAGAAGCTCGTTTTCCTGATGCAGAAGCGTCTAGAAGAAGCAGGGGAAGACCCGCTTCAGTCGGACGATTATGAGTTCGTTCCGTACGACTACGGTCCGTTCTCCAAGGAACTCTACGACGATTTGGACGAGACCATAGCACGCGGTATGGTTGAAGACCGCGAAGAAGATCTTGGTGAGGACAAGGTAAAGTACGACTACGAGATTCAAGACCAGGGCAAGCAGTGGGTCGGGGACCAGCTCTCGAAAGAAGAAGCGCAACGTATTCTCGAACTTGCCGAGGAGATTAAAGATGAGTACGGTGACGTCTATCTCTCGGATCTAATTGATGAAGTGTACTCACGGTATCCGAAATACGCTGAGAATAGCATCTACTGA
- a CDS encoding helix-turn-helix domain-containing protein, translating into MSGESPEPDFIYNERTLPEIIDEGVSEYFEFLPSIPEDEIEFAKFCTALGNHDGGVILLGIERSGNICGLSDAEEAPRQVAEILEQHTEPVPEYSSREVSYDGESIVIINVSKYTHIPHAVTWEEELEEGEKETYYVFYKRRDVYQSQIGPYQIWRLMPENTEPSS; encoded by the coding sequence ATGAGCGGTGAATCCCCAGAGCCGGACTTTATCTACAACGAGCGCACTCTTCCAGAAATCATTGACGAGGGAGTTTCGGAGTATTTTGAGTTTCTTCCTTCCATTCCTGAGGATGAGATTGAATTTGCCAAGTTCTGTACCGCTCTGGGAAATCATGACGGTGGGGTGATTTTACTTGGCATAGAACGTAGCGGTAATATCTGTGGTTTGTCGGATGCAGAAGAAGCGCCAAGACAGGTTGCTGAAATTCTTGAACAACATACTGAACCGGTACCAGAATACAGTAGCCGAGAGGTCTCCTATGATGGAGAGAGTATTGTAATAATCAACGTAAGCAAGTATACTCACATACCTCATGCAGTTACTTGGGAAGAGGAACTCGAAGAAGGTGAAAAAGAGACGTATTATGTATTTTATAAAAGAAGAGATGTCTATCAATCGCAGATTGGTCCATACCAGATCTGGCGCTTGATGCCTGAAAACACCGAACCAAGCAGCTAG
- a CDS encoding cytochrome P450, translated as MSSDVTYPPGPRGLPVIGNTVDLSRDIFAFFEELRDEHGRVASYEVFGTHACMVAHPDAVQQVLLDDHDAFEKGEVLTRNLADAMGEGLFVTGGEQWQNQRTQVQPAFYRNRLNTYVPEMRATAEETVEQWRDGMVVDVNHWMTKTTMDVLGRTLFGVDVTENPVVSEASDAILARFDTSRFWSFLPDRLPTPTNRRYRRKLDNLQTFVDELAQQRRQQPPENRGDDLLSILVGFLEASDLTQEELRDNMVTFLFAGHETTALGLTYTLLCLAQHPEEQAALQEEIDTICGEAVAAEDLSELEQTERVINEALRLYPPVYMFFREATRDVELEGYHIPEGTTLVLPQWAVHRDPAWWDYPESFRPDRFEGDTDYPEYAYFPFGGGPRHCIGMRFARMEMKTVLATILREFTFELASNPDPDLIASTNLKPGEQIQIELHERDKAKDVS; from the coding sequence ATGAGCTCGGATGTGACCTACCCACCCGGTCCGCGTGGACTCCCAGTTATCGGCAACACCGTCGATCTGAGCAGAGACATCTTCGCGTTTTTCGAAGAGCTACGCGACGAGCACGGTCGCGTCGCAAGTTACGAAGTGTTTGGGACGCACGCGTGCATGGTTGCCCATCCTGACGCCGTCCAGCAGGTGCTCCTCGACGATCACGACGCATTCGAGAAAGGCGAGGTGTTGACGCGAAACCTCGCCGACGCAATGGGCGAAGGACTGTTCGTGACTGGTGGCGAACAGTGGCAGAACCAACGGACACAGGTTCAACCAGCCTTCTACCGGAACAGGTTGAACACGTACGTCCCCGAAATGCGTGCCACTGCGGAAGAGACGGTTGAACAGTGGCGCGACGGGATGGTTGTCGACGTGAACCACTGGATGACCAAGACGACGATGGACGTGCTTGGCCGGACGCTGTTCGGTGTTGACGTGACCGAGAACCCGGTTGTCTCGGAGGCATCGGACGCAATCCTCGCCCGGTTCGATACGAGCCGGTTCTGGTCCTTCCTCCCGGACCGTCTTCCCACACCAACGAATCGACGATACAGACGGAAACTCGACAACCTCCAGACCTTTGTTGATGAACTGGCTCAACAGCGTCGTCAGCAGCCGCCCGAGAACCGCGGTGACGATCTGCTGTCAATCCTCGTGGGGTTCCTCGAAGCGAGCGATCTGACACAGGAAGAACTCCGTGACAATATGGTCACGTTCCTCTTTGCCGGACACGAGACGACGGCGCTCGGACTGACATACACGTTACTCTGTCTCGCCCAGCACCCCGAGGAGCAAGCTGCCCTCCAAGAAGAAATCGACACCATCTGTGGTGAAGCGGTGGCCGCCGAGGACCTCTCGGAACTCGAACAGACTGAACGAGTCATCAACGAGGCACTGCGCCTCTACCCGCCAGTGTATATGTTCTTCCGTGAAGCGACGAGGGACGTGGAACTGGAGGGGTACCACATTCCGGAGGGTACGACCCTCGTCTTGCCGCAGTGGGCTGTCCACCGTGACCCAGCGTGGTGGGACTACCCCGAGTCGTTCCGTCCGGATCGGTTCGAGGGCGACACCGATTACCCAGAGTACGCGTACTTCCCGTTCGGTGGTGGCCCTCGGCACTGCATCGGGATGCGATTCGCGCGTATGGAAATGAAGACCGTTCTCGCAACGATTCTCCGCGAGTTTACATTCGAACTCGCGTCCAACCCGGATCCGGACCTGATTGCCAGTACGAACCTCAAGCCCGGAGAGCAAATCCAGATTGAACTCCATGAACGCGATAAAGCCAAGGACGTGAGCTAA
- a CDS encoding helix-turn-helix domain-containing protein — MRYLQLQIRFPPEARHPMHQFLVEQDSIQRAYLRHWNFSTPEYVTTLLHVVGNIEKGREEYLAALDVVETIQEYDVTPVDDRSFYVYIRESAHGFASRLRALLTDTELLIVPPIEYGSDGEMLFEIAGEQEALQGLVANLPEHLSVSVNRLGEYDAYRESQVTALTGRQEEVLDVARDLGYYEIPRQASVRDVADELGCSKSTAADHLRKAEARLVSLYEDRSTTK; from the coding sequence ATGCGATACCTCCAGTTACAGATTCGCTTCCCGCCCGAGGCGCGACACCCGATGCACCAGTTCCTCGTCGAACAAGACTCGATTCAACGAGCGTATCTCCGGCATTGGAACTTCTCGACCCCCGAGTATGTCACCACCTTGCTCCACGTCGTCGGAAACATTGAGAAGGGACGTGAGGAGTACCTCGCGGCGCTTGACGTCGTCGAAACCATCCAAGAGTACGACGTGACGCCAGTCGATGACCGCAGTTTCTATGTCTACATTCGAGAGTCTGCACATGGGTTCGCCAGTCGCCTACGTGCGCTCCTCACCGATACTGAACTGCTCATCGTTCCACCAATCGAATACGGCTCCGATGGTGAGATGCTCTTCGAGATTGCTGGCGAACAAGAGGCCCTCCAGGGGTTGGTCGCAAATCTTCCCGAGCATCTCTCTGTGTCGGTCAACCGCCTCGGGGAATACGACGCGTACAGGGAGTCACAAGTCACAGCGTTGACCGGCCGGCAAGAAGAGGTGCTTGACGTTGCACGGGACCTCGGGTACTACGAAATCCCGCGCCAAGCGAGCGTTCGAGATGTTGCTGATGAGCTGGGTTGTTCGAAAAGTACCGCCGCAGACCATCTGCGAAAAGCAGAGGCACGACTTGTGTCGCTCTACGAAGATCGTTCTACTACGAAATGA
- a CDS encoding alpha/beta fold hydrolase encodes MQTVTSADGTSIAFERHGEGPPLILLHGGSAPQYWKPVVPRFAEDYTVIIPHRRGVGESGDSEVYSLARGVEDIRAVIDAVDGTPILFGHSFGGLLAVETARTAPVEKLVAYEPAVLVGEYRQQADLASQMQARIDDGDRRQAMKFYIREVMHGGDIDDLDGWLAEWPPWPDIIALTENIARINRAIEQYPLPDSLDIDAPELLLTGTEGPPHLRDGIRAVDEALSDSEFIEFEGVGHGGPTEAPDRVTTEVRAFIDEKEAPAPEGSD; translated from the coding sequence ATGCAGACGGTCACGTCAGCAGATGGGACCAGTATCGCGTTCGAACGACACGGAGAGGGACCGCCCTTAATCCTCCTTCACGGTGGATCCGCACCTCAGTATTGGAAGCCGGTGGTTCCTCGGTTCGCCGAAGACTATACCGTCATCATTCCCCATCGACGCGGTGTTGGGGAAAGCGGCGACTCTGAGGTGTACAGCCTTGCCCGCGGAGTTGAGGATATACGTGCGGTCATCGATGCAGTGGACGGAACCCCGATTCTATTCGGGCACTCGTTCGGCGGTCTCTTAGCGGTCGAGACCGCCCGAACTGCACCAGTCGAGAAACTCGTCGCGTACGAACCGGCCGTTCTCGTTGGTGAGTATAGACAACAAGCCGATCTCGCGTCACAGATGCAGGCGCGAATCGATGACGGGGACCGCCGACAGGCAATGAAGTTCTACATACGCGAGGTCATGCACGGTGGCGACATCGATGATCTCGACGGGTGGCTCGCCGAGTGGCCGCCGTGGCCAGATATCATCGCTCTGACCGAAAACATCGCGCGGATCAACCGCGCCATCGAACAGTACCCCCTCCCCGACTCGCTAGACATCGACGCACCAGAACTCCTACTGACCGGAACCGAGGGCCCGCCCCACCTTCGAGATGGTATCCGTGCAGTTGACGAAGCCCTCTCGGACAGCGAGTTCATCGAGTTCGAAGGCGTCGGTCACGGCGGGCCGACAGAAGCCCCTGATCGCGTCACAACTGAGGTCCGCGCCTTCATCGACGAAAAGGAGGCACCCGCCCCCGAGGGTAGCGACTAA
- a CDS encoding helix-turn-helix domain-containing protein, with amino-acid sequence MRLVAEFEIYCDVLPLVEVATAVPEATILLELQFNHGERPLFLVTVTDGSHQPVANALTDAYDVGEWTLVGEAGDTRRYQVMPALSFEEQLGGHINDLAGLEALATADAIIERIEVLPDGWRQTGWFADREAFNEFSAFWQQNADFRLSRLTRDGESKPPGDGLTNHQQEALRTAYEMGHFDIPRRASLEEVATELDISASSLSERLRRAETQLIEETVATTWPPLPD; translated from the coding sequence ATGAGGCTCGTCGCTGAATTCGAGATCTACTGCGACGTGCTCCCGCTCGTCGAGGTAGCAACGGCAGTGCCCGAGGCGACGATACTCCTCGAACTGCAGTTCAACCACGGGGAACGACCGCTGTTTCTCGTCACCGTGACTGACGGGTCGCACCAACCGGTTGCGAACGCTCTAACTGACGCCTATGACGTCGGTGAATGGACGCTCGTTGGAGAGGCCGGTGACACGCGTCGGTATCAGGTGATGCCAGCACTCAGCTTCGAGGAACAACTCGGCGGTCATATTAACGACCTCGCGGGCCTTGAGGCACTCGCTACGGCGGACGCGATCATCGAGCGAATCGAGGTATTACCGGACGGCTGGCGACAGACCGGGTGGTTTGCCGACCGAGAAGCGTTCAACGAGTTCTCGGCGTTCTGGCAACAGAACGCCGATTTCAGGTTGTCTCGTCTCACTCGTGATGGGGAGTCTAAACCGCCTGGCGATGGGTTAACCAATCATCAGCAGGAGGCGCTCCGGACGGCGTACGAGATGGGTCATTTCGACATCCCGCGACGAGCGTCACTGGAAGAAGTCGCCACAGAGCTGGATATCTCTGCCTCATCACTCTCTGAGCGGTTGCGTCGCGCGGAGACGCAACTCATCGAGGAGACGGTGGCGACAACATGGCCGCCTCTCCCCGATTGA
- a CDS encoding serine hydrolase produces the protein MTRPRLSTTDDGTDRATRRSFLAGLGSLGFVAIGTAAGRTSAATDSQSIDSQPGEGPFTDADELEAFVDGVMAERIGTMTPGATVAIVSGDAPILTKGYGAADVDTDVPVRADETVFRVGSVGKLVTYTAVMQGVEQGVLDLDTDVNSYLGDSAVTVPATYDDPVTLRHLGTHTAGFESTLDPDIVADPAALDSLEVLLTDQQPPRIRPPGKLVGYSNYGAALAGHVVAKAHDTTFEEYVQSELFEPLDMTHSTFAQPVPDDQLGDLAAPHVRDGEPFLVADDVYINMRPAGSLSATSTDMAAFMRAHLGDGAIGDTRILDPDTAKTMHTRHHVRHPEVTNWRYGFHEYGNPDAILIGHSGATVNFTSYLLLAPDHDVGIFVAFNSNPNEGPKTVVDEIVAEYELQQAPTTPTPTSRPGGQERAETTSGEYSLTYLPQSGPLQVVDLLEHLTVEPTANGRLRTTTLEGDARQWVETEPYVYEEVGGHDVLAFEVTDGEVNVLNMNSEPTGVYQPVPFHERQLITGGVLGTALSGFGLSLVGWGGHSTWRKWKQYRTDEGSGMEDSE, from the coding sequence ATGACACGACCACGACTCTCCACAACGGACGATGGCACGGATAGAGCCACGAGACGGTCGTTCCTCGCCGGTCTCGGCAGCCTTGGATTCGTCGCTATCGGAACTGCAGCCGGTCGAACGAGCGCCGCGACAGACTCTCAGAGCATCGACTCACAGCCAGGCGAGGGCCCGTTCACGGACGCGGACGAACTCGAAGCATTCGTCGATGGTGTGATGGCCGAACGGATCGGGACGATGACTCCCGGAGCTACTGTCGCCATCGTCTCGGGAGACGCACCTATTCTCACAAAAGGATACGGCGCTGCCGACGTTGATACTGATGTTCCGGTTCGAGCCGACGAGACGGTGTTCAGAGTCGGGTCAGTCGGCAAGCTCGTGACCTATACCGCCGTCATGCAGGGTGTCGAACAGGGCGTCCTTGACCTCGACACCGACGTCAACTCGTATCTCGGCGACTCCGCTGTCACAGTTCCGGCTACGTACGACGATCCGGTGACGCTCCGGCATCTCGGCACTCACACCGCCGGATTCGAATCCACGCTCGATCCCGACATTGTCGCCGACCCAGCTGCTCTCGACTCGTTGGAGGTGTTACTCACCGACCAGCAGCCTCCGCGCATCCGCCCGCCTGGTAAGCTTGTCGGATACTCCAACTACGGTGCAGCGCTCGCCGGCCACGTCGTCGCCAAAGCCCACGACACGACTTTCGAGGAGTACGTTCAGTCGGAACTCTTTGAGCCGCTCGATATGACGCACAGCACATTCGCCCAGCCAGTTCCGGACGACCAGCTTGGCGACCTCGCTGCACCACACGTCCGCGACGGTGAGCCGTTCTTGGTAGCCGATGACGTGTACATCAATATGCGTCCTGCGGGCTCGCTGAGCGCGACATCAACGGACATGGCCGCGTTCATGCGTGCCCACCTCGGCGACGGCGCAATCGGCGACACGCGGATCCTCGACCCGGACACCGCCAAGACGATGCACACCCGCCACCACGTCCGTCACCCGGAAGTCACGAATTGGCGGTACGGGTTCCACGAGTACGGCAACCCCGACGCCATCCTCATTGGCCACTCGGGCGCGACGGTCAACTTCACGAGCTACCTGCTACTCGCCCCAGACCACGATGTCGGAATCTTCGTCGCCTTCAACAGCAACCCGAATGAGGGTCCGAAAACAGTCGTTGATGAGATCGTCGCGGAGTACGAACTCCAGCAGGCTCCGACTACGCCGACACCGACTTCGAGACCGGGCGGTCAGGAGCGCGCCGAAACCACTTCCGGCGAGTACAGTCTCACGTACCTCCCGCAGAGCGGGCCACTCCAGGTCGTCGATCTGCTCGAACACCTGACCGTCGAGCCCACAGCCAACGGCCGCCTGCGCACGACGACTCTCGAAGGAGACGCCAGGCAGTGGGTCGAAACTGAACCGTACGTGTACGAGGAGGTTGGCGGTCACGATGTCCTCGCCTTCGAGGTCACAGATGGCGAGGTAAACGTACTGAACATGAACAGCGAACCGACCGGCGTCTACCAGCCCGTTCCGTTCCACGAACGCCAACTCATCACCGGCGGTGTTCTCGGGACGGCACTATCGGGCTTCGGTCTCTCGCTCGTCGGCTGGGGCGGACACAGCACTTGGCGAAAGTGGAAGCAGTATCGCACCGACGAGGGATCCGGCATGGAGGACTCCGAATGA
- a CDS encoding CPBP family intramembrane glutamic endopeptidase, whose translation MVVAFGGTTLVMLGVIGISSRYLDHRPLREYGYRLSGDWWRKFVVGTGLGVLIVAMTTVIAHSTGSLRVTSGTLVPDAALLGWLLVFFAGFVGVALYEEFIYRGSFITNAVEGLTARDISRPVATGVALVASTLAFALIHLPGAIVADANVGLVVVKTGLLGGLFGVAYLRTEELALPMGLHLGVNYALMNIFGIGAAETPGVPSLLTVEHTATGLWSASRGIPLFVAILAGYVIVLLWTRWQNRDRTAQQHNHLTHSRSD comes from the coding sequence ATGGTGGTCGCATTCGGCGGGACCACCCTCGTGATGCTGGGCGTCATCGGTATCTCTTCGCGGTATCTCGACCACCGTCCACTCCGCGAATACGGCTACCGTTTGTCCGGCGACTGGTGGCGGAAGTTCGTCGTTGGCACCGGACTCGGAGTCCTCATAGTTGCGATGACGACAGTCATCGCGCACTCCACCGGTTCGCTGCGAGTGACCAGCGGGACACTCGTCCCAGACGCGGCACTACTCGGGTGGCTGCTCGTCTTCTTCGCCGGGTTTGTCGGCGTCGCGCTCTACGAGGAGTTCATCTACCGCGGCTCGTTCATCACGAACGCGGTCGAGGGGCTCACAGCCCGCGATATCAGTCGCCCCGTCGCAACCGGCGTCGCCTTGGTCGCAAGCACACTCGCGTTCGCACTAATCCACCTTCCTGGGGCAATCGTCGCGGACGCCAACGTCGGACTCGTCGTCGTGAAGACCGGGCTACTCGGTGGCCTATTCGGCGTTGCGTACCTCCGTACCGAGGAGCTTGCGCTCCCGATGGGCCTGCATCTCGGTGTGAATTACGCACTCATGAACATCTTCGGCATCGGTGCCGCAGAAACCCCCGGCGTCCCGAGCTTGCTCACAGTCGAACACACCGCGACGGGTCTGTGGAGCGCATCTCGCGGTATTCCGCTCTTCGTAGCGATCCTCGCCGGATACGTCATCGTGCTCCTCTGGACACGCTGGCAAAACCGCGACCGTACCGCCCAGCAACACAACCACCTCACTCACAGCCGTTCCGACTAA
- a CDS encoding class I SAM-dependent methyltransferase: protein MQSSNSHDATGRQHRTHNENTNQQRSARRRSKSADEIADAYADVADKLARWRRLDRLFAGRYRRRQFEHANGRVLDVACGTGRNFRYLPSSSEVVGIDISAEMLAHARSELDRLELDGAVHQMDAQALDFPDDSFDTVISSFSTCTFPDPIAALHELERVCTPDGEILLLEHRRSDAAPLAWLQDWRADSHYEKNGCRLNHEPLETVEQAGLPVENALTAFFGLVTTIDATPR, encoded by the coding sequence GTGCAATCGAGCAATTCCCACGACGCGACAGGCCGGCAGCATCGAACACACAACGAGAATACCAACCAACAGCGATCAGCACGAAGGCGCTCGAAATCGGCCGACGAGATCGCTGACGCGTACGCAGACGTTGCCGACAAACTCGCACGGTGGCGACGGCTCGACCGGCTCTTTGCCGGTCGGTATCGTCGCCGCCAGTTCGAGCATGCGAACGGCCGAGTGCTGGATGTCGCCTGTGGCACCGGGCGGAATTTCCGCTACCTTCCATCGTCGAGCGAAGTCGTCGGTATCGACATCAGCGCCGAGATGCTCGCCCACGCCCGCAGTGAGCTCGACAGGCTCGAACTGGACGGGGCTGTCCATCAGATGGACGCCCAGGCACTCGACTTCCCCGACGACAGCTTCGACACCGTCATCTCGTCATTCTCCACGTGCACATTCCCCGACCCGATTGCCGCGCTCCACGAGCTGGAACGAGTCTGCACCCCCGATGGCGAGATTCTGCTGCTCGAACACAGACGCAGCGACGCCGCGCCACTTGCCTGGCTCCAGGACTGGCGCGCCGATTCCCACTACGAGAAAAACGGCTGCCGGCTGAATCACGAACCGCTGGAAACCGTCGAGCAAGCTGGGCTCCCGGTCGAGAACGCATTGACCGCGTTCTTCGGTCTTGTCACCACCATCGACGCCACCCCGAGGTAG